The proteins below are encoded in one region of Lytechinus pictus isolate F3 Inbred chromosome 11, Lp3.0, whole genome shotgun sequence:
- the LOC129271145 gene encoding alpha-N-acetylneuraminide alpha-2,8-sialyltransferase-like: MARRYQFRHRLTVHHRSSTFYTENASMLVILAVAMATIFTISYFTANASELMANRARPVSTSRLAKRPETPPPAEPMSKHKSDQHFTPNLWNFVVNEAEKLFLYQHFLETPWKRNTTNKQLWRSEWQDLSPNCTAEKDFVLTQTNVKENDSLVYSLYRKVKGKAMKQFKVTKQLMQNIPNASPLDGVRLGRCSLVGNSGILLNSNCGKQIDQADFVFRCNTAPIAPFRSDAGMKSNLTTMNPSIIERRFNFLKEEENITSFAKAVSQYNGDIWLPCFGVQSHTKTCLKALDVYEEFNPRLLVANPAHFRLVWDFWKQRKFGTETLSTGFYLMHIALSVCEETHLYGFWPFSSQLDPFPGQVHDVPYHYFDGLKVTKNHDMSKEFQVLLQMHKHGLLRMHVGKCS, translated from the exons ATGG CTCGACGCTACCAATTCCGGCACAGACTAACGGTACACCACCGGTCATCAACTTTCTACACCGAGAATGCCAGTATGTTGGTCATTTtggctgttgccatggcaacgatcTTCACGATAAGTTATTTCACGGCTAATGCTTCAGAACTGATGGCCAATCGAGCTAGACCTGTTAGTACTTCAAGATTAGCTAAACGCCCAGAGACACCGCCACCCGCAGAACCCATGTCGAAACATAA ATCTGACCAGCATTTCACTCCAAATTTGTGGAATTTTGTGGTAAATGAAGCAGAGAAGCTCTTCCTATACCAACATTTCTTAGAAACACCATGGAAACGAAATAcaacaaataaacaattatGGAG aTCGGAATGGCAGGATTTATCTCCCAATTGTACTGCAGAAAAAGACTTTGTCTTGACACAAACAAATGTAAAAGAGAACGATTCCCTGGTCTATAGCTTGTATCGAAAGGTGAAAGGTAAAGCCATGAAGCAGTTCAAAGTcaccaaacaattgatgcaaaaTATTCCAAAC GCTTCACCACTTGATGGAGTTCGACTCGGTCGGTGTAGTTTAGTGGGGAATAGTGGCATCCTACTCAACAGTAACTGTGGGAAACAGATTGACCAGGCAGATTTTGTATTCAG GTGTAACACAGCACCCATAGCGCCTTTTAGATCTGATGCTGGGATGAAGAGTAACCTTACAACTATGAACCCAAGCATCATTGAAAGAAG aTTCAATTTTctaaaagaagaagagaacatTACGTCATTTGCCAAGGCGGTGTCACAGTACAATGGTGATATCTGGCTACCGTGCTTCGGAGTCCAGTCACACACGAAAACATGTTTGAAAGCGCTGGATGTATACGAGGAATTCAATCCAAGATTATTGGTCGCTAATCCAGCGCACTTTCGTCTCGTTTGGGATTTCTGGAAGCAAAGGAAATTTGGAACTGAAACTCTATCTACAG GGTTCTATTTGATGCATATTGCACTGAGCGTGTGTGAAGAAACACATCTCTATGGATTCTGGCCCTTTTCATCTCAACTGGACCCATTTCCTGGACAGGTCCATGACGTTCCATATCACTACTTTGATGGTCTTAAGGTTACCAAGAATCATGACATGAGCAAAGAGTTCCAAGTTCTTCTGCAGATGCACAAGCACGGTCTGCTCCGAATGCACGTTGGAAAATGCTCATAG
- the LOC129271660 gene encoding receptor-type tyrosine-protein phosphatase epsilon-like yields the protein MLSITSYMSDFQLTTIAVCVLCVTVTTLIWCLWIRRSRTPRRRQSRIDMEYAVKFSYPRRLTQSGTGNGEATTDKSSAIVSITQYTPEVHPRSDSLRAGNSIPPLPPPETKASYEGISAIEYKHMEPKPSPAEHQQEDRDEQRNEQVDEALKGVESTKLEDNPKTFQSQDSTQSHGYAQGATIGPVSVNEFVDHVKEMKKDTGFFDDEWARLYDHRYMPQSFALMEANFKKNRYKNILPYDHTRVILDLINGDPNSDYVNASYIQSFSKENTYIASQGPNATSISDFWRMVWQKEIETIVMVTNLVDRGKIKCEKYWPDQGEELFFEDMIVSCEAEIHGIHDARRSLLIHKGDEIRILEHFHFTRWPDKGVPRNVSVLLRFIQEVNTSHDQKSTPLLVHCSAGVGRTGVVIALDNEMRRSKQTGFVDIFNFVKSMRQCRPQMVQTPEQYEFIHDAMLEYLVGHDTMIPRDRFVEHLTEMENKPEEDGAVSKLHQEFRILNQVCHEPPIDASNMGRMEENSSKNRYQNVLPRDTHRPLLISFSTNSCSEYINATFCQGYKDRERIITTQMPLPQTVTDFLRLIYDYRISTVVMLNGLSDEDSSSMYWDGDNPNILLPFSIDVLDVVKSDHWTERTIELKHRKNTRVVQHFQFQSWEKVDSTEFYQTLLDFMNIVTCQQGDDSPILVHCLSGVGRTGVFCVVKMCLDQLEYEDAVDVFQIVKTLKNDNFQMIQSLEDYRLCYRILNHLMAMSQDSTFQSVQDFQMEKEECLSESLSAKTADDGGDVDGDDDNEEEEDDDVDPNAYYVHTDDDDDDGGGNGEDQNLTEEITEL from the exons ATGTTATCCATTACTTCATACATGTCAG ATTTTCAACTAACAACTATTGCAGTATGCGTTCTGTGTGTCACCGTTACCACCTTAATATGGTGTCTGTG GATTAGACGATCCCGGACACCGCGACGAAGGCAGAGTAGGATTGACATGGAATATGCTGTCAAGTTTTCTTATCCTCGAAGATTGACTCAATCCGGGACTGGTAACGGTGAGGCCACGACTG ACAAATCCTCCGCAATTGTGTCTATTACTCAATATACTCCGGAAGTTCATCCACGATCCGATAGCCTCAGAGCGGGAAACTCcattcctcctcttcctcctcctgaAACGAAGGCCAGTTATGAGGGGATATCAGCTATTGAATACAAACACATGGAACCGAAGCCATCACCAGCCGAACATCAACAAGAAGATCGAGATGAACAACGAAATGAACAAGTAGATGAGGCTTTAAAAGGGGTAGAATCAACCAAACTGGAGGATAATCCTAAAACTTTCCAGTCCCAAGATTCTACCCAGTCTCATGGCTACGCACAAGGGGCTACTATAGGCCCTGTATCCGTTAATGAATTTGTAGACCACGTcaaggaaatgaagaaagacaCTGGATTTTTCGACGATGAATGGGCC CGATTATATGACCATAGATACATGCCACAGTCATTTGCATTAATGGAAGCAAACTTCAAGAAGAATCGATACAAGAACATTCTTCCGT ATGACCATACGAGAGTCATCCTTGATTTAATCAATGGTGATCCTAACAGTGATTACGTCAATGCAAGTTATATTCAG aGTTTCTCAAAAGAAAACACATACATTGCATCCCAAG GACCTAACGCGACTTCGATATCAGATTTTTGGAGGATGGTTTGGCAGAAAGAGATAGAGACTATTGTCATGGTAACCAATCTGGTGGATAGGGGCAAG ATAAAATGTGAGAAATATTGGCCTGATCAGGGAGAGGAACTATTTTTTGAGGATATGATAGTGAGTTGTGAAGCGGAGATCCATGGGATACATGACGCCAGACGATCACTCCTCATTCACAAG GGCGATGAGATTCGTATCCTGGAACATTTTCATTTCACACGCTGGCCAGACAAAGGAGTGCCGAGGAACGTTTCAGTACTACTCAGATTCATACAAGAAGTTAAtacatcacatgaccaaaaaTCTACACCCCTATTGGTTCATTGTAG TGCTGGCGTTGGTCGTACAGGAGTGGTGATCGCATTGGATAACGAAATGAGAAGATCCAAACAAACTGGTTTTGTCGATAtcttcaattttgtcaaatCGATGAGACAGTGTAGACCTCAGATGGTACAGACACCG gagcAATACGAATTCATCCATGACGCCATGTTGGAATATCTTGTTGGTCACGACACTATGATACCACGTGACCGATTCGTGGAACACCTCACTGAGATGGAAAACAAACCTGAAGAAGATGGCGCTGTTTCAAAGTTACACCAAGAATTCAGG ATCCTGAATCAAGTCTGTCATGAGCCACCGATTGATGCCAGTAACATGGGGAGAATGgaagaaaattcatcaaagaatcGATACCAAAACGTCCTTCCTC GAGACACACATCGACCTCTTCTGATATCCTTCAGTACCAATTCATGTTCGGAGTATATCAACGCAACATTCTGTCAG GGATACAAAGATCGTGAACGGATCATTACGACTCAGATGCCCCTCCCACAGACGGTTACGGACTTTCTACGACTGATCTACGATTATCGTATTAGCACCGTCGTCATGCTTAACGGGCTCTCGGACGAAGAC AGTTCTTCTATGTACTGGGACGGGGATAATCCAAACATTCTTCTACCATTTTCAATCGATGTATTGGACGTCGTGAAATCTGATCATTGGACAGAACGTACGATAGAACTCAAACACAGAAAG AACACCAGGGTTGTTCAACATTTCCAATTTCAATCGTGGGAGAAAGTGGATTCTACAGAATTCTACCAGACATTACTTGATTTTATGAACATCGTAACCTGTCAACAAGGCGATGATAGTCCAATTCTTGTTCACTGTTT GAGTGGGGTTGGCCGGACTGGTGTATTTTGTGTTGTGAAGATGTGTCTTGACCAGCTGGAGTATGAAGATGCAGTGGACGTATTTCAGATTGTCAAGACCCTCAAGAATGATAACTTTCAAATGATACAGAGTTTG GAGGACTACAGGCTGTGTTATCGCATCTTGAATCATCTCATGGCGATGTCACAAGACTCTACTTTTCAATCTGTTCAAGATTTCCAGATGGAGAAGGAGGAATGTCTGTCTGAGTCTCTGTCGGCAAAGACagctgatgatggtggtgacgttgacggtgatgatgataatgaggaggaggaagatgatgaCGTAGATCCCAATGCATACTACGTTCATaccgatgatgatgacgatgatggtggtggcaaTGGTGAAGATCAAAATCTAACAGAAGAAATAACTGAACTTTAA